A genomic segment from uncultured Desulfuromonas sp. encodes:
- a CDS encoding IS3 family transposase (programmed frameshift), producing MDKVESKRSRRTQRDYTMGFKLQVVDAVEKGDMTYKQAQKIYGIQGRSTVLTWLRKHGKLDWTQPVRLAMPKTPKAKETPAQKIKRLERELEDERLRNLLLNEVVDILDSEHGMSLRKKYIAKARRIQKYKGLSLSRACKLLGISRQAVYQRERRTQQRNTELAPVKEMVMELRRFMPRLGGRKLYSLLKPKFNAHSIKLGRDGFFDYLREHRLLVPPVKRFIKTTQSSHWMKKYPNLLTSQDINRAEQVFVSDITYVETDEGVHYLSLVTDAYSRKIMGYEVSDNLRAESVVKALRQAARQRQTDKSLLHHSDRGLQYCSSIYQEELKRHDITPSMTDGYDCYQNALAERVNGILKQEFLLFKCRDLQELKDLVRESVAIYNRLRPHLSLNMQTPEEVHKKATSMGEVA from the exons ATGGACAAAGTAGAGAGCAAGCGGAGTCGGCGGACTCAACGAGATTACACAATGGGCTTTAAATTGCAGGTTGTTGATGCCGTAGAAAAAGGCGATATGACCTACAAGCAGGCCCAGAAGATCTATGGCATCCAGGGTCGCTCAACCGTGTTAACATGGTTAAGAAAGCACGGAAAGTTAGATTGGACCCAGCCAGTGAGGCTCGCTATGCCCAAAACTCCCAAAGCCAAAGAGACCCCTGCCCAGAAGATAAAGCGACTTGAGCGCGAACTTGAAGATGAACGTCTTCGCAATCTGCTTTTGAATGAAGTTGTTGATATCCTGGATTCTGAGCACGGAATGAGTTTGAGAAAAAAGTATATTGCCAAG GCGAGACGCATTCAAAAATACAAAGGGCTAAGTTTAAGCCGCGCTTGCAAGCTTCTTGGCATCAGTCGGCAGGCCGTTTATCAAAGAGAAAGACGCACCCAGCAGCGCAACACAGAGCTGGCTCCCGTCAAAGAGATGGTGATGGAGTTGCGACGGTTCATGCCGAGGTTGGGCGGTCGCAAGCTGTACTCACTGCTGAAACCGAAATTTAATGCTCATAGCATCAAATTAGGTCGGGATGGATTTTTTGATTATTTACGAGAGCATCGGCTGTTGGTTCCACCGGTCAAGCGATTCATCAAGACCACGCAGAGCAGTCACTGGATGAAAAAATATCCGAATCTTCTCACGAGTCAGGATATCAATCGGGCTGAACAAGTCTTTGTCAGTGACATCACGTACGTTGAAACAGATGAAGGGGTTCATTATCTATCGCTGGTTACTGATGCTTATAGCCGCAAAATCATGGGGTATGAGGTCAGTGACAATCTACGTGCAGAAAGTGTTGTCAAGGCATTACGTCAAGCAGCCAGACAACGCCAGACGGATAAATCGTTGCTGCACCATTCCGATAGAGGATTACAGTATTGCTCATCGATCTATCAGGAAGAGCTGAAGCGTCATGATATAACGCCATCCATGACAGATGGTTACGATTGTTATCAAAATGCTTTGGCTGAGAGGGTAAACGGAATTCTGAAGCAAGAGTTTTTGTTGTTTAAGTGCCGTGATTTGCAGGAACTGAAGGACTTGGTTCGCGAATCGGTTGCTATTTACAATCGCCTACGTCCACACCTTAGCTTGAATATGCAAACACCGGAAGAAGTACATAAGAAAGCCACCTCCATGGGGGAGGTGGCTTAG